The Flavobacterium praedii genome window below encodes:
- a CDS encoding LamG domain-containing protein has translation MIKNILLIAFIITFQINAQTKPIEEFNFNGNRSNTENSNSFLGISKFVADRVGNANNAIRIVNSPMEITIPNLPVSNKARSVSVWVKYNDISIPNYIWGYGSSFNAQYFGLVQQSTLTAKSDLNLASWGPANDAIVTTTIAINTWYNYTVTFDGLTSKIYRNGTLIRSSITPRKLTSGNVFTIGKMGTSVSINADIDDLKIYDVALSPEEVLNVYEYSSVLAPNDVVEKIASITTVNKIADVKTGSSTKTTATKQEIILATPVETVVVKSSEIFSTQGQKVISSNKNDIDISALPEGTYLLKVTNLNQNENAKKLTVK, from the coding sequence ATGATAAAAAATATACTTTTAATTGCATTTATAATAACTTTTCAGATAAATGCACAAACAAAACCTATTGAAGAATTTAATTTTAATGGTAACCGAAGTAATACGGAAAATAGTAATTCATTTCTAGGTATTTCTAAATTTGTAGCTGATAGGGTTGGTAATGCTAATAATGCTATTCGAATTGTAAATAGTCCTATGGAGATTACTATTCCTAATTTGCCTGTTTCAAATAAAGCCAGATCGGTTTCTGTTTGGGTAAAATATAATGATATTTCTATACCAAATTATATTTGGGGCTATGGATCTTCTTTTAATGCGCAATATTTTGGTTTAGTTCAGCAAAGTACTTTAACAGCAAAATCGGATCTGAATCTTGCGAGTTGGGGGCCAGCAAATGATGCTATTGTTACTACTACTATCGCAATAAATACTTGGTATAATTATACGGTTACTTTTGATGGTTTGACTTCTAAAATTTATAGAAATGGTACCTTGATTCGATCTTCGATTACCCCTAGGAAATTAACTTCAGGGAATGTTTTTACAATTGGTAAAATGGGTACATCAGTTAGTATTAATGCTGATATAGATGATTTGAAAATTTATGATGTAGCATTGTCGCCAGAAGAAGTATTAAATGTTTATGAATATAGTTCTGTTCTAGCTCCAAATGACGTTGTAGAAAAGATTGCTTCAATAACTACGGTTAATAAGATAGCTGATGTGAAAACAGGTAGTTCTACAAAGACTACAGCAACAAAACAAGAAATAATTTTAGCTACACCAGTAGAAACAGTAGTCGTAAAATCATCAGAAATTTTTTCTACTCAAGGTCAAAAAGTAATTTCAAGTAATAAAAATGATATTGATATTAGTGCACTTCCTGAAGGGACATATTTGTTGAAAGTGACGAATTTGAACCAGAATGAAAATGCTAAAAAATTAACAGTCAAATAA
- a CDS encoding PLP-dependent cysteine synthase family protein produces the protein MKEEINAYNNILELIGNTPLIKLNSVTENLKGNFYAKVESFNPGHSSKDRIALYIIEEAEKRGILSPGDTIIETTSGNTGFSLAMVSIIKGYNCILAVSSKSSKDKIDMLRSLGAKVYVCPAHVSADDDRSYYNVAKRLHEETKGSIYINQYFNQLNVDAHYKSTGPEIWKQTNGKITHLVACSGTGGTISGTAKYLKEQNPNIRILGVDAFGSVLKKYHETREFDNDEIYPYRIEGLGKNLIPSATDFDIIDKFMKVSDEESAHSAREVTRKEGLFVGYTSGAVMQAIKQYAEEGEFDDKSNVVAIFPDHGSRYMSKVFSDEWMNDQGFFDSINEEEEQKIEFIK, from the coding sequence ATGAAAGAAGAAATAAATGCTTATAATAATATTTTAGAATTAATAGGTAATACTCCACTTATTAAACTAAATAGTGTAACTGAGAATTTAAAGGGAAACTTCTACGCAAAGGTAGAATCCTTCAATCCAGGACATTCTTCCAAAGATAGAATTGCTTTATACATTATTGAAGAAGCAGAAAAGCGTGGAATTTTATCTCCAGGTGATACCATAATCGAAACAACTTCTGGTAATACAGGTTTTAGTTTGGCAATGGTTAGCATCATTAAAGGATACAATTGTATTCTTGCAGTGAGTTCAAAATCTTCAAAAGATAAGATTGATATGCTGAGGAGCTTGGGGGCCAAAGTTTATGTTTGCCCTGCTCATGTGTCTGCAGATGATGATCGTTCTTATTATAATGTTGCAAAACGTTTGCACGAAGAGACCAAAGGCTCGATTTACATCAATCAATATTTTAATCAATTAAATGTTGATGCTCATTATAAGTCGACTGGACCAGAAATTTGGAAACAAACCAATGGTAAAATCACTCATCTTGTTGCTTGTAGCGGAACTGGTGGAACAATTTCTGGGACGGCAAAATATTTAAAAGAACAAAATCCAAACATTAGAATATTAGGTGTTGATGCTTTTGGTTCGGTTTTGAAAAAATACCATGAGACCAGAGAATTTGATAATGATGAAATTTATCCTTACAGAATTGAAGGTTTAGGAAAAAATTTGATTCCATCTGCGACTGATTTTGATATCATAGATAAATTCATGAAAGTTTCTGATGAGGAAAGTGCCCACTCTGCAAGAGAGGTGACTAGAAAAGAAGGGTTATTTGTGGGGTATACTTCTGGAGCTGTAATGCAAGCAATTAAACAATATGCTGAAGAGGGTGAATTTGATGATAAAAGTAATGTGGTTGCCATTTTTCCTGATCACGGATCTCGTTATATGAGTAAAGTGTTTAGTGATGAATGGATGAATGATCAAGGTTTTTTTGATAGTATAAACGAAGAAGAAGAACAAAAAATTGAGTTTATAAAATAG
- a CDS encoding YebC/PmpR family DNA-binding transcriptional regulator — protein sequence MGRAFEFRKGRKMKRWSAMAKAFTRIGKDIVMAVKEGGPNPEANSRLRAVIQNAKAANMPKDNVERAIKKATDKDTANYKEVLFEGYAPHGIALLIETATDNNNRTVANVRSYFNKCNGTMGTQGSVEFMFDHTCNFRIPKEGIDPEELELELIDFGAEEVFEDEDGILIYAPFGSFGTIQKELESRKLEILSSGFERIPQITKKLTEAEMADVEKLIEKMEEDEDVMNVYHTMEE from the coding sequence ATGGGAAGAGCATTTGAATTCCGAAAAGGTAGAAAAATGAAAAGATGGTCAGCAATGGCCAAAGCCTTTACTAGAATTGGTAAAGATATTGTAATGGCGGTTAAAGAAGGTGGTCCAAATCCTGAGGCAAATTCAAGATTAAGAGCTGTCATTCAAAATGCCAAGGCTGCAAATATGCCGAAAGATAATGTCGAACGTGCCATAAAAAAAGCTACTGATAAAGATACAGCTAATTATAAAGAAGTATTATTTGAAGGCTATGCTCCACACGGAATAGCCCTTTTGATTGAAACTGCTACTGACAACAACAACAGAACAGTTGCCAATGTTAGAAGTTATTTCAACAAATGTAATGGAACTATGGGAACTCAGGGTTCAGTAGAATTTATGTTTGACCATACCTGTAATTTCAGAATACCTAAAGAAGGTATTGATCCAGAAGAATTAGAATTAGAACTCATTGATTTCGGTGCTGAAGAAGTTTTCGAAGACGAAGATGGCATTCTAATCTATGCTCCTTTTGGAAGCTTTGGAACTATTCAAAAAGAACTAGAAAGCAGAAAATTAGAAATATTATCCTCTGGTTTTGAAAGAATCCCACAAATCACTAAAAAATTAACCGAAGCTGAAATGGCTGACGTAGAAAAGTTGATAGAAAAAATGGAAGAAGATGAAGATGTCATGAACGTTTATCATACCATGGAAGAATAA